From Plasmodium sp. gorilla clade G2 genome assembly, chromosome: 1:
tttttttttgcatatccaatgaattattaaaatcaaAACCTTTATACTTACCATTATGATCAACAATTTTTAGCTTATTTAATATACGTATTAcatcattaatatttacTTTATATGAACCAAACATATaagtattataaatttttttttgttttgttttttttctaaacTCATAAACCTCTTTtatcacattttttttttttttttttaattttcttattctttttaaCTCTTTCATATGTTTGTTACTACTCTTCAGTTTTATAAAACCATacttatttaaaatatttttacattcctttttacttttacttttacttttatctagattcatattattatttacacaTGAATTAACCATATGATGATCAGTATCACTTAATATAATGTCTCCTCCTTTATCATAATCCAAATTATTTTCCttcttaaaaatatgatcattttgtttttttgtttcattatatttttctttatcatccttattatttatacataacGTACTACACTCTTCTGTAAACATATCCTCTTTCTCTTTTTCTTCACAcgtttttctatatatagatgatttattatatgataaaaaattcatatactTAAAAAGACATAAACCAAAACTCACACCCGTCATGAATAAAAGATTTTCAtcgaaatataaaaagtcgTAGCTATtcttatcataataataattattatttatgtaatgCCTATTCATATTGTCATATCTATCATCTGATTTGACATCACCATTTGCTCTGACATCACCATCTGCTTTGACATCACCATCTGCTTTGACATCACCATTTACTTTTATATCATCTGCTTTTATATCATCTGCTTTTATATCATCTACTTTTATATTACCacctatttttttatcatcaccCCCATTGTGACACCTCTCAAAATAATtctgaatataaaaaatatcctTCTTCTCattatacattatattaaaatccTTTCTTATCTGTATTCCAAACAATGAAATCTCAAACGTATAACTACAATCAATTCCAAACTCCTGAACACCTATCAATCTTGCACTCCCCTTGTTTTCATTGTCTGCTTTATATACCGTGTCAACAAGAGAAAACCAAGGTAATGCCTGAGAAAAAATTTCTGGAAAAACTTCACAGATCTTTTTATTGTTTACATAATTACAAGTACCCTGATTaccatatataaaacaattatattttcttgaaTGACTATGAAaatcacaaaaaaatataatcttATTTTTCTgactaatattttttattaaagatTTTGATGAATATATTGTAGGATGAATATATGCTATCGGATTTGACCACTGTCTATTTAAATCAAAACCATTATAACAATATCGATTATGTCCTAAGATAACCCCATCAATATTTAACATaggtattattataaatataaacttCTCACGTAATATAtgtgcatatatattattagatataataaaactaaTAAATCCATGTATTGAATAACTAGAATTTGTTTCTCCTGGATGGACTCTAGCTGTTAACAcaattatcttttttttctttttttttttcttttgagaacaatttcttttttcatcctttcttttacatattaaattattatcacaatTTTCTTCAAATCTTTGTATTTTTGTCATTccattatttttcttattctcTCTACTGTAAACATAATCCTTTTTTAAGAAACTCTCAAATTTCTTCATAAAATGATTAGAcgtatacattttttttttacaccatttcattttatttaaaaaattattacaatCCATTATACTCTTTCTTCTTTTCATATGTTCATTTAAAACAAAGTTacatttatcatttaaacagcaaaaaaaattatttttttctcttttcaCATTATGACACTCATCATAACAAcaattataagaataatcTTTATCATCcttacattttattatatcatgtttttcttttttctcttcacaacatatatttttttttatatccaaACATTCTTTAtccatattatcatattcattTGTACATCCATTTTTCATATcatcaaataaattattatccaCTTTTTTTATTCCCAATTTTTTacttgttaatatatattttttcttctcaaTCTCCTTTCTTACAACATTGTTACTTATATCCATTGCATCACataaattttcatcatttaaattgttcctttctataatatttttctttttcttttctaaatcttcttttaattcttctttattatatcctTCTTCACTATCATAATTTGTTATGCATAAAACAGGACAATCAAATCCACATGAAGTTTTACACAATGTTTgttctatataattaatagtaGGGTGACCCTTCAAAAAATTTCTTATCaaacataaatattcatTCAAATAAGAATATGTATATGGATAACAACTTGCAAAATATACTGTATCATATTCATACATAAAATCATAACTAAATTCTAAAGTATAcgtattataattataatattccatactatttttttttatattataatgctTACATGaattgttttttatatattttatatcatatgtatttctttgccattttatattttctaatttatatttacattctGAAAACGATAAAGGAGAATgaccatatttatataaaaaaaaaggttttGCCATATTCTCTATTTTAAATCTAACAGTAAATGGTTTTTCTAATTTCTTTACATTTCTAACAGTAAATTTATCACATGCATCTAACGAATATTTGCCATTCCCTCCTGGATTTCTATctatttcttcattatttatgtCATTCAAATATTGATTCATGCACCTTTGTTCCCTCCACttgctatatataatattattactattgatattattaatatttttgatatttttgatattatttgtatgtatattatttgttctaTTATCCACTTTATTTACATTactgtttatattattacctgTACCGTTCAGGTAATTATATACAACTTTCATATTATCCCCCATATGAGTAATATCCTTATtatacattttcattttatataattcattagtataatattcatttggAATATAACTAGCACTGAAATAGAACCACTGATTTTTTTTCTCGTTCATTCGAATATCCTGATTAAGGAATAAAGAATACACTTCTTTGTCTTCTTCCtcttttattacatattttaaatttgcGGATTCAAATtttgaattaaataatatatgtcctttaggtatatataattcttttattttttcatcattcaTGTTGTTCACTGGAggatagatatatttatatttatagccTGGTATATTTAAGCAGTAgatattttctatttttttttcgtaaCAAGGAAAAGAGAAATTCAAAGgttgttttatataatcatatggATATTTATTTAGACAAtccttcatattattattattattattattattattactattaatattaatattattatgttttaatCTTGTTGTCTCTATATCATCATATGTGTTACTACTCTCATAAACATCATTATGATTCccattaatatattcatttttattctgctttatatatttatttcttttataaattatataatgactAAGGAAATTGTCGTGATAAGAGAAATGTCTTTcatttattcttttcttatcatattgtttatatttatttttacatatattcaaaaaattataattcagTATTTCATCTAGTtcctttaaattttttaaaaataatttttcattaatcctatttatatttttccagttatgtttaataaaatattttaaattttcaatttttctGACATCATTGTgttgattatatttattaatataataatcatcttcttttttatcacatttattaatataatcattattttttttaatatctgtatcatataatatagatgGAAGTTCTACGTGTATATCtgtattttcatataataatttataatccTCATGATATACTACCTTAACtatatttttgatattcTTTTCATAAGATAAATTAAACATTTCTTCCtgcatttttatattatcattagactgttgaatatttttaaatgataataaacataaatccTCATATTGTTTGTCTCCTTgtcttttattttcttcattttctccATTCTCTTCTAATAACAAATTGGTTTGTTTGTCATCTTCATCgttcttttctttattctcattatttttattatcattccttacatttaaaatatcagATATAGAATCAttgttaaaattattataagtaAAACAGTAAACACTATTGCCACtgtcttcatttttaaaaagcaTTCTacgttttaaaaaaaaaaaaaaaaaaaaaaattaacgtACAACGAAACTCTTAAATGCTTAtcctcatatatatatataaatattataataaaagggaaaaaataaaaaaacctcctatttttaataacattcaaaaaaaaaaaaaataaaataaaataaaaataataaatatatatatatatatatatatatatatttgatgaatcttaatatatatatttactaattcattatttttatttttattttattttattttattttattatttttttttttttttttgcccTGTGCACTGGTTTGCTaacataagaaaaataatataaattaaatatataaatattatatatatatatatatatatatatatattttttttttatatattatttattttcataatataaaatcaaaattaaaaaccacaacaaatatttaaaaaaaataaaataaaataaacttaAAAGCTCAATCtcaatgtttatatatatataattatatatatataaaaatttcaaatatatattataatatatatatataaacacgTACTTATGTGTACTCTTTACATAGTTTAAGGTCTTGAATATTAAAAGATAGTTTataatctatattattattcaatatatatatataatataggtTGTATggtttattttaatattattttattctaaacaaaaataataattacaatatataaatatataatatattgaacaaaaaaaaaaaaaccttacattaatatatatatatatatatatatatatttttataatgtgTCCGCTTTtataaatagatatatattatattcacattaatatttaaaatattaagatcataaaaaaaattatactatcataatatt
This genomic window contains:
- a CDS encoding zinc-carboxypeptidase, putative produces the protein MLFKNEDSGNSVYCFTYNNFNNDSISDILNVRNDNKNNENKEKNDEDDKQTNLLLEENGENEENKRQGDKQYEDLCLLSFKNIQQSNDNIKMQEEMFNLSYEKNIKNIVKVVYHEDYKLLYENTDIHVELPSILYDTDIKKNNDYINKCDKKEDDYYINKYNQHNDVRKIENLKYFIKHNWKNINRINEKLFLKNLKELDEILNYNFLNICKNKYKQYDKKRINERHFSYHDNFLSHYIIYKRNKYIKQNKNEYINGNHNDVYESSNTYDDIETTRLKHNNININSNNNNNNNNNMKDCLNKYPYDYIKQPLNFSFPCYEKKIENIYCLNIPGYKYKYIYPPVNNMNDEKIKELYIPKGHILFNSKFESANLKYVIKEEEDKEVYSLFLNQDIRMNEKKNQWFYFSASYIPNEYYTNELYKMKMYNKDITHMGDNMKVVYNYLNGTGNNINSNVNKVDNRTNNIHTNNIKNIKNINNINSNNIIYSKWREQRCMNQYLNDINNEEIDRNPGGNGKYSLDACDKFTVRNVKKLEKPFTVRFKIENMAKPFFLYKYGHSPLSFSECKYKLENIKWQRNTYDIKYIKNNSCKHYNIKKNSMEYYNYNTYTLEFSYDFMYEYDTVYFASCYPYTYSYLNEYLCLIRNFLKGHPTINYIEQTLCKTSCGFDCPVLCITNYDSEEGYNKEELKEDLEKKKKNIIERNNLNDENLCDAMDISNNVVRKEIEKKKYILTSKKLGIKKVDNNLFDDMKNGCTNEYDNMDKECLDIKKNICCEEKKEKHDIIKCKDDKDYSYNCCYDECHNVKREKNNFFCCLNDKCNFVLNEHMKRRKSIMDCNNFLNKMKWCKKKMYTSNHFMKKFESFLKKDYVYSRENKKNNGMTKIQRFEENCDNNLICKRKDEKRNCSQKKKKKKKKIIVLTARVHPGETNSSYSIHGFISFIISNNIYAHILREKFIFIIIPMLNIDGVILGHNRYCYNGFDLNRQWSNPIAYIHPTIYSSKSLIKNISQKNKIIFFCDFHSHSRKYNCFIYGNQGTCNYVNNKKICEVFPEIFSQALPWFSLVDTVYKADNENKGSARLIGVQEFGIDCSYTFEISLFGIQIRKDFNIMYNEKKDIFYIQNYFERCHNGGDDKKIGGNIKVDDIKADDIKADDIKVNGDVKADGDVKADGDVRANGDVKSDDRYDNMNRHYINNNYYYDKNSYDFLYFDENLLFMTGVSFGLCLFKYMNFLSYNKSSIYRKTCEEKEKEDMFTEECSTLCINNKDDKEKYNETKKQNDHIFKKENNLDYDKGGDIILSDTDHHMVNSCVNNNMNLDKSKSKSKKECKNILNKYGFIKLKSSNKHMKELKRIRKLKKKKKNVIKEVYEFRKKTKQKKIYNTYMFGSYKVNINDVIRILNKLKIVDHNGKYKGFDFNNSLDMQKKIKSKSKSKSKNKNKCKNKKVIVIL